GGCCGGGTCGGCCTGCGCCTGCACCCGCTCGAGCAGCCGCAGCAGGTTGCCGCCCCAGATGTTGGCGATCTGCCGTTCGCTGTAGCCGGCCTGCAGCAGGCGCTCGGTGATGCGCGGCAGTTGCGAGACGTCCTCCAGCCCGGCCACGCCGCCACCGCCGTCCCAGTCCGCGCCCAGGCCGACATGGTCGGGGCCGGCGACCTCGAGGATGTGCAGGATGTGCTTCATGTAGTCGTCGAAGGTGGCGCGCGCGACGCCGTATTTGGCGTCCAGCGCCTTGCGCTTGGCCATCACCTCGCGGTACTGCGCGGGCTTGATCGCCTGGCGTCCGCCGTAGCCGGCGAACAGCGCGCGCAGCTCCTCGCCATAGGCGGGATCGCGGTTGCCCGGGATCAGGTAGCCGGACAGCGAATTGACCTGGATCACGCCGCCCTTGGCCGCCAGCTTGCGGATGCGTGCGTCGTCGATGTTGCGCGGATGCGCATTGAGCTCGCCTGACGCGGTGTGCGACAGGATGATGGGGGCGGTGGACAGTTCCAGCAGCTGGTCGAACACCGCGTCGGAGGCGTGCGACTGGTCGAGCACGATGCCCAGGCGGTTGGCCTGCGCCACCAGCGCCCTGCCCTTCGGGCTGAGCCCGTGCCACTGCGGCCCCTTGCTGTCGGTGGAGGAATCGGCAAAGTCGTTGTTGCTGGTATGCACCAGCCCGAGCATGCGCACGCCGAGCCGGTAGTAGGCGCTCAGCAGCGTCGGATCGGCGGCCAGCGGCGAGGCGTTCTCGATGCTGATGTAGACCGAGCGCCTGCCGGCGGCCTTGATCCTGGCCGCATCCCCGGGCGCGGTGGCCAGTTCGAATTTGTCCGGGTGGGCGGCGACCATCTCGCGGATCTGCGCCAGGCGCTGCAGGCCGAAGTCGCGCGCCTGGCGGTTGCCCGCGTCGCTGCGTTCGCCCTGCGCGGTGTAGATCACCCAGAAGCCGCCGTCCAGGCCGCCTTCGAGCATGCGCGGATAGTCGACCTGGGTGCCGTCTTCGTCGTAGTGGTGGTGGTCGAGGATGTTCCAGCCGGGGCGCGCGAGATTGGCCGGCGTATCCAGGTGCGTGTCCAGCACCGGGAAGCGTGCGTGCAGCGCACGCGCGCGCGACAGCCCGTCGGCGGCCGGCAGGTCGCCGCAGCAGCAGGCCAGGCACAACAGCAGCAAAGGACGGAGTTTGGGCATCGGGTATCCGCTCGTACGCAGCGCGGGCATCGGCGGTCCGCGCCGGTGCCTTCGCCAGGGGGAAAAGGGTCCGGCCCGCTGCGCGGCGGGCCGGTGCG
This sequence is a window from Xanthomonas sp. CFBP 8443. Protein-coding genes within it:
- a CDS encoding dipeptidase codes for the protein MPKLRPLLLLCLACCCGDLPAADGLSRARALHARFPVLDTHLDTPANLARPGWNILDHHHYDEDGTQVDYPRMLEGGLDGGFWVIYTAQGERSDAGNRQARDFGLQRLAQIREMVAAHPDKFELATAPGDAARIKAAGRRSVYISIENASPLAADPTLLSAYYRLGVRMLGLVHTSNNDFADSSTDSKGPQWHGLSPKGRALVAQANRLGIVLDQSHASDAVFDQLLELSTAPIILSHTASGELNAHPRNIDDARIRKLAAKGGVIQVNSLSGYLIPGNRDPAYGEELRALFAGYGGRQAIKPAQYREVMAKRKALDAKYGVARATFDDYMKHILHILEVAGPDHVGLGADWDGGGGVAGLEDVSQLPRITERLLQAGYSERQIANIWGGNLLRLLERVQAQADPAAIAELK